GCATTCGGCCACAGGCATCCTTGTACAGGCGGGAAAAATTTCTAACAAGGAAATAGGCTTGGTTGAATCCGCGGCTTTTCGCCTTTGATGCATGGAGGGGAATGGGTAAAATCAGATCAAAAGCATTCATCTCAAAATGGGTGGCAAAGGCCTGAAAAAGGTGACGTTCAAAGGGCCGTGCCAGACTTAGCTTTGATTGATATTTGAACAACCCCAGGGCCTTTTGTATCACATCTTTATACATGAAAGCGGCTCGAACGCTGTCCATTACCATGGGCGTTTCAAGGCAGGCACCACACAGGTGATCAGGGCCGGATTCAAAACAACGGCCGCAGGCAGGACAAAACGGGTGATCGAACACCGGCAATGCCGGTCCCAGGCACGTGGGACAAAAACAGGCGCTTAACGGATTATCCGTGGAATTTTTAATATATTTTCCGCACCCCAGGCATATGTCTGGAAAGACCAGTTCACCCATCCCGGCCACAACCGCTTTGGCCATTTTTTTTATCATCCGGCGTTGGTGCCCAGGCGTTGACGACGCGCCTCAAACATGGCAATACCGCCTGCCACAGATGCATTAAGCGATGTAATATGGGTTTGCATGGGAATGGATAAAATAAAATCACAGACTTTTCTTATCCCGGGCCGCAGCCCGGTATGTTCGCCCCCCACCACCAGAGCCAGATTACCGGTAAGGTCTGCCTCAAAAAGGCCTTTATCACCTCCGGCATCCAAACCGGATACCCAGACGCCATATTTTTTAAGGTCACGGATCAAAGCCGAGAGATTGGTGGCTAAAAAGATGGGGGCATGCTCCATGGCACCCGCTGAACTGCGGGAGACTCCGGCAGACGGCAAAGCAGAACGGTCTTTTGGCATCACGATATAATCCACACCGGCACACAGGGCGGTGCGGATCAGTGCACCGGTATTCTGGGGATCTTCAATGCTTTCAAGGATCAGAATAAACACCGGATCGGTCCGGGCTTCAATCTGCTTGAGCATCGCAGAGACGGGTTGTACCGGAAAGTCGGACACCCGGGCGGCAATACCCTGATGGCGGGCAAAGTCGGCCAGCCGATCCAATTCCTCACCAGGAACGGTTTTCACCGCCACCTGTTTTTTCCCGGCCAAATCCGCCACAGCCTGTACACGTTTATCAGACCGGTTCTCATGCAACAGGATGGATTCAAATTTACGCCGGCCGGCTTTCAATGCCTCAAATACCGAGTGATATCCGTAGAGGATCTCTTTATCCCCGGAATTTTTATTCTCTTTTTTTCGCCCCTGCCCCCTAAATTTGCCCCTCCGCCCCTGGGGCCCGGATTTGCCGGTCATCAGTTCCCTGTCTCCTGTTCAACAATGCCGACAAGTTCGGCAATTGCCTCATCCAGCACATCATTGACCACTACATGGGTATAATAGGATTTTTGGGCAATTTCTTCTTTTGCATTTTCCAGTCGCTTGCGGATGACCTCTTCGGTATCGGTGCCCCTGCCCCGCAACCGCTGTTCAAGCACCGCCAAAGACGGGGCCATGATGAATATGGAAACGGAGTTCAGACCGCAATCCATAATCTGCCGCCCGCCCTGGACATCAATATCCAATAAAACGCTTTGGCCTGCGGCAAGCTGTTCTTGAACAAATGTGGCAGAGGTGCCGTAACAATTATCGTGGACTTGGGCCCACTCAAGCATTTGGCCGGATTCCACCATTTCCATGAACTGTGCCTTATCCGTAAAAAAATAATCTGTTGCGTGAACCTCCCCTTGCCGGGGGGGGCGGGTGGTGTGGGAAATGGAGAACACCAAATCGTCAAACCGCTTCAACAATGCGTTGACAAGGGTTGTTTTGCCGGCACCGGAGGGTGCTGACACAATAAAAAGTTTAGCTGCCATATCCTATTCCTCCTGCACTTCTCCGGGATTTTGGATCAGAGACTCAAAGCGTGCGGAAACAGTTTCTGCCTGAATCGCAGACAGGATCACATGGTTTGAGTCCGTCACAATGATGGCCCGGGTTTTTCTGCCATGGGTCACATCAATAAGGCGCCGATCCTCCCGGGCTTCATCTTTGACCCGCTTCATAGGCGACGAGTTCGGAGACAAAATCGCCACCACTCGATCTGCCACCACAGTATTACCAAACCCAATGCCCAAGAGTGCCTGTTCCATAGTTTTCCTTTTTTTATGATAATTTCTGTTCGGCAGCGAATATACTTTTGTCAAAAAAGTATGTGTAAGAATACGCGGATCATTCGACTTTCGTTATGGACTGAACCAACAAAAACCCAAGGTCAGCCCATGGCCATTATTCGATATTCTGCACCTGTTCGCGAATTTTTTCCAGCTCGGATTTCAGGTCTACCACGGCATGGGACAAATTCGCATTACCGGCTTTGGAACCAATTGTATTAAACTCCCGGTTAAACTCCTGAATCAAAAAATTGAG
Above is a window of uncultured Desulfobacter sp. DNA encoding:
- a CDS encoding ComF family protein, translated to MIKKMAKAVVAGMGELVFPDICLGCGKYIKNSTDNPLSACFCPTCLGPALPVFDHPFCPACGRCFESGPDHLCGACLETPMVMDSVRAAFMYKDVIQKALGLFKYQSKLSLARPFERHLFQAFATHFEMNAFDLILPIPLHASKAKSRGFNQAYFLVRNFSRLYKDACGRMPQWRIDIVSLARVRATVSQTGLDYKARKKNLTQAFACPKPERIKGKNILLVDDVLTTGATCNAAAHTLMDAGAVGVSALVLARA
- the rlmB gene encoding 23S rRNA (guanosine(2251)-2'-O)-methyltransferase RlmB; translated protein: MTGKSGPQGRRGKFRGQGRKKENKNSGDKEILYGYHSVFEALKAGRRKFESILLHENRSDKRVQAVADLAGKKQVAVKTVPGEELDRLADFARHQGIAARVSDFPVQPVSAMLKQIEARTDPVFILILESIEDPQNTGALIRTALCAGVDYIVMPKDRSALPSAGVSRSSAGAMEHAPIFLATNLSALIRDLKKYGVWVSGLDAGGDKGLFEADLTGNLALVVGGEHTGLRPGIRKVCDFILSIPMQTHITSLNASVAGGIAMFEARRQRLGTNAG
- the gmk gene encoding guanylate kinase, whose translation is MAAKLFIVSAPSGAGKTTLVNALLKRFDDLVFSISHTTRPPRQGEVHATDYFFTDKAQFMEMVESGQMLEWAQVHDNCYGTSATFVQEQLAAGQSVLLDIDVQGGRQIMDCGLNSVSIFIMAPSLAVLEQRLRGRGTDTEEVIRKRLENAKEEIAQKSYYTHVVVNDVLDEAIAELVGIVEQETGN
- a CDS encoding DUF370 domain-containing protein; amino-acid sequence: MEQALLGIGFGNTVVADRVVAILSPNSSPMKRVKDEAREDRRLIDVTHGRKTRAIIVTDSNHVILSAIQAETVSARFESLIQNPGEVQEE